A region of Fibrobacter succinogenes subsp. succinogenes S85 DNA encodes the following proteins:
- a CDS encoding rhamnogalacturonan lyase has protein sequence MNKIWCLGLSLALGLGSAQAARQMEWLNRGLVAVKTTNGVFLSWRVLGTDGNTTGFNLYRDGEKIASFTGSQASNYTDTKGIASSKYSVKAVVGGKEIAADAAVSVWSNQYLTVNLDRPNGGSDYTYSPNDIAVGDVDGDGEFELILKWDPSNSKDNSQKGKTGNVIIDCYKINGKKLWRIDLGVNIRAGAHYTQMLVGDYDSDGKAEFAVKTAPGTKDGSGNYLSLGSAKGADHSKDYRNSNGYILSGPEWLTIFNGETGKEMATVDYNPGRGTVKSWGDSYGNRVDRFLATNAYLDGKKPSMVFQRGYYTRMAITAYDWDGKTLSQRWYYNAATSGQECYGQGNHNISAGDVDGDGFDEIIEGSCAVDHDGKFMYRTGKGHGDAMHLSDLDPDNPGLEVWQVHEEKPYGYDLHDARTGKLLFSETSSGDNGRGVAGDVDSLNRGHELWSAANWNTYTVKGKIWKADKRPAYNFRIYWDGDLLDELLDNTTISKWDHAKQQSNTLFQMQGNSCNTTKATPNFSGDILGDWREEVILHDGASKLYIYTTTIPTEHRMYTLAHDPIYRLGMSWQNTAYNQPPHLGFWLYGNKDKFPTPDITLVGDHTPKPAAIIKQGAGSSSQTIALGDSIVPFTFAIQNADGATVENLPAGVTAKWNAQTNSLYFSGTPTVSGEYTYTITTKGGDAEFGDATRSGKFTIDDPNAKTTSLKPRAKRALLNCSEHVYDLRGRLVKQRKHRGFYLTR, from the coding sequence ATGAACAAAATTTGGTGTTTGGGATTATCCCTAGCGCTTGGGCTAGGGAGTGCGCAGGCTGCGCGACAGATGGAATGGTTGAATCGCGGCTTGGTCGCCGTAAAGACGACTAACGGGGTTTTCCTCAGTTGGCGAGTTCTCGGAACAGACGGCAATACGACCGGTTTTAACCTATATCGCGATGGCGAGAAAATCGCTAGTTTTACGGGCTCACAAGCAAGCAACTACACAGATACGAAAGGAATAGCATCGAGCAAATACTCCGTAAAGGCAGTTGTCGGCGGCAAAGAAATAGCGGCGGATGCTGCAGTTTCTGTTTGGAGTAATCAGTATCTGACCGTAAATCTTGACCGTCCGAATGGTGGGAGCGATTACACCTACAGCCCGAACGATATCGCGGTAGGCGATGTAGACGGCGATGGAGAATTTGAGCTGATTCTCAAGTGGGATCCGAGCAATTCTAAAGACAATTCGCAGAAGGGCAAAACCGGCAATGTCATTATTGATTGTTACAAAATAAACGGCAAAAAACTTTGGCGCATCGATCTCGGCGTAAACATTCGCGCAGGGGCTCACTACACGCAGATGCTCGTAGGCGACTACGATAGCGATGGCAAAGCAGAATTTGCGGTGAAAACAGCCCCCGGAACAAAAGACGGCAGCGGCAATTATTTATCGCTCGGTTCTGCAAAAGGCGCAGACCACAGCAAGGATTACAGAAACTCGAACGGCTATATTCTTTCGGGACCTGAATGGCTCACGATTTTCAACGGCGAAACCGGCAAGGAAATGGCGACGGTCGATTACAACCCCGGCCGTGGCACCGTCAAGAGCTGGGGCGATAGCTACGGTAACCGCGTCGATAGATTCCTCGCAACAAACGCCTACCTCGACGGCAAAAAGCCAAGCATGGTTTTCCAGCGTGGCTACTACACCCGAATGGCAATTACCGCCTACGATTGGGATGGCAAAACCCTTTCACAACGCTGGTATTACAACGCAGCAACAAGCGGACAGGAATGTTACGGGCAAGGCAATCACAACATTTCCGCAGGCGACGTGGATGGCGACGGCTTTGATGAAATTATTGAAGGAAGTTGCGCCGTTGACCACGATGGAAAATTCATGTACCGCACAGGCAAGGGCCACGGCGATGCCATGCACTTGAGCGATCTCGACCCCGATAATCCCGGTCTTGAAGTTTGGCAAGTTCACGAAGAAAAGCCCTACGGATACGATTTGCACGATGCCCGCACCGGCAAGTTGCTTTTTAGCGAAACGAGCTCCGGAGACAACGGGCGCGGCGTCGCAGGCGATGTGGACTCGCTAAACCGTGGACACGAACTTTGGTCTGCCGCTAATTGGAACACCTATACCGTAAAAGGAAAAATTTGGAAAGCAGACAAGCGCCCCGCTTATAACTTCCGTATTTATTGGGATGGCGACTTGCTTGATGAACTGTTGGACAATACGACCATCAGCAAGTGGGACCATGCCAAGCAACAGAGCAACACACTTTTCCAAATGCAGGGCAACAGCTGCAACACCACCAAGGCAACGCCGAACTTTAGCGGTGATATTTTAGGCGACTGGCGCGAAGAAGTCATTTTGCACGATGGCGCATCCAAGCTCTACATCTACACAACTACGATTCCGACGGAACACCGTATGTACACGCTTGCGCACGACCCGATTTACCGTCTCGGCATGAGCTGGCAAAACACCGCCTACAATCAACCTCCGCATTTGGGATTTTGGTTATACGGCAATAAGGACAAGTTCCCGACGCCTGACATTACGCTTGTCGGCGATCATACACCGAAGCCCGCCGCGATTATCAAGCAGGGCGCAGGATCCAGCAGTCAAACTATCGCACTCGGTGATTCGATTGTCCCGTTCACTTTTGCAATCCAGAATGCCGATGGTGCAACAGTCGAAAACCTCCCTGCAGGCGTAACAGCCAAATGGAATGCACAGACAAATTCCCTATACTTCAGCGGAACGCCAACCGTCAGCGGAGAGTACACCTACACGATTACGACTAAGGGTGGCGATGCGGAATTTGGCGACGCAACCCGCAGCGGGAAATTTACCATTGACGATCCGAATGCTAAAACAACTTCGCTAAAGCCTCGTGCGAAAAGAGCTTTGCTGAACTGTTCTGAACATGTTTATGA